In Solanum lycopersicum chromosome 3, SLM_r2.1, the genomic stretch CTTTACAAGTTGACTTGTTTCTCTGGTTTCTCGCTCTGGAAAGTTGAAGCATAAAGATTTTAAGCTCAACCAAATTCCAAATATATTTAGAATACACTCCTCACCACACCACACCccaaagaacaagaaaaaaagaggtTACCTGCTTGGTGATTTCTGATTTTTATGGTTCGAAGATGTCCATCTGCAAGGCCCATTCAAAACCACTGAAGGAATTGAGTCTGTGGAACATGTTGATGAACTATCATCCATTACAGAAGGACTTCTCCTTCCCGCTAACCCATTTTGCACTGCTGAAAGGTCACTTAACCCACTACAGCTAGTTTCAGTGGAAGGATGAACTTCCGAGCTGTCAGTACCCCAATTGACAGGACTTGCATCTCTGTCATCAGAGTCGGGATTAATTACCTCTGGGACACAATCTATTGAATCAGAAACATCCGATACTGCTTCCAGTACATCTGGTTTTCCAAGCACTGCTTCTGGCTCATCATTTATGTACTCGTTTCCATCACAAATAGGTCCATCCAGATCAGTCTTATATAGCTCCACCACAGCAGATTTTACATCAATAGCCTTATCCTTTATTTTGTGATTATTCCGCTTCTGCTTAGCCTGACATACAAAGCAAGCATGATGAATATATTTATCCTAAAAGCAAAGATCCTACTTCATCAATAACACCATTCTGAACTAGTCTCTATCTTTGCTAGGCAAAAGCAAAAATATTTTGCTTTGAACATTAAAAAAGGGAACTGACAATTGTGTGCTTCCATGTAACAAAATCACAAAGGATACAACATTTGTGTCCATCTCTGCAGAGAAAGATATTACAGTTTTACATCACTCCCTCTCTCATtcgcttttttatttttcttgtttgtttttttaggtTGAAAGAGGGGCGGAGGAAAACTTAGGAGATGAAATGAAATAATCTTCACCAACAATTTTTATTCTTGTACATGGCATTCATCATTCAACATGCTTTGACAATTAATTGTTGTTCAACTATTCGCCTATTTAAATATTTCTGAAGAAAACAGAAGTGAAGGCAGTAAGAGATGACTATATGCAATTTGCAGTATGTCCAACAACTACAAAGTTTTAGCAAATACTGGAAGCCCGAGACGAGATTTCCAAGCAATAATTACCTAAGGTAGATGTTTGGGTTCATCGACAAACAGATACAAATTGATTGCTTCTGTTACAACGTACATAAAAGAATTCAATTCCAAAGctctttttttataacattgAAGACTTCCCCTCTAACTGAACTTTCAccgggtatgttgttgttgttgtataacATTTAGCACTTATTCGATTTAATGTGTTAGATCGGACAATCATGGTACAAAATTTAGTATTGTGTAATCCAGTGTTTGTTTGTACTCCTGCATAGCTAATCCTGGTAAAATGCAATACATCAAACGGTGTACTGTTGTATACCCAATATCACATGGAATAACAATACATGGATTAAACGCCAAAAGATAAAACTACCTTTCTAGTTTCATCAAATCCATCAACAGTTCAAAACtcgttcaattttatatttacaaaagAAACCCATCTTTCAAATTCTAACCTATATATACCATTGTTATCTCAAAGAACTAATcactctaaaaaaaataaccattGCATTTACAAATACCTTGTATTGCCATCCCTGCATAGCTTGTTTTGAAAACAAACTACAAATAATAAGCTAATTACCAACCCCATCACTCACAGATGAATGGCTTTAAAAACAGAATCCAACTCAGTGCCACTAGGAGATGCCACTTAAGAACCCCAGACCTCCGCTATTGGACAGACCACCGAAGTGATTGTTCGTCCATGATAATAAATTCTTGCTAACGGTTACCACAATATCCGAGTTCTTCAATAAAAGTTTGTACATATATCATTTGAAACACAATACCTGCTTTTTCTTGGACTTCTTTTCCTTTCCAGATGCTCGTTTAGCTTTCTGCTCAGTTTCAGCCAGCCCAGCAGCTTCCTCTTCACGGATGAGCTCTTCTTGCCTCTTTAAAGCAACAGCCTCCTGATATGCAACCTCTATTTTACTACAGAAGATAAATGAAAAGGTTATTGTTAACAATCAACAGTTGCAAGGATAACACACTGCTGCTAATTAAGAAGCCGGAGACTATAGCCCCTTGCAATGAGGAAAATGCAGTTTCTGGTACAACTGTTTGACTATTTATGTTAGTATAACTAATTATCCAGCACAGAAAGAATTAATAAGTAAGATATTAAATCGAGTACATTAAAGATATGCATATAGCCAGCTTGTATGAATGTTTGAGCTTCCCTTTACCTGATCTGATATAGAAATGAAGCTTCAAACATTTGTTTCCTTCATTTCCTACCAATCAGCTAACATCAGCATGTATATAACATGTAAATCCTTTAGACTCAAAGAAAGGGAATTCAAAAGAAGTCTATTCTTGGACCTCCTTTGGTCAAAGCATCATGATAATTGTATGAAGGCTCGCTACTAATGTTTGGATTAGTTTGGAGAGAATCCAAAATTGAATGGCGAAAGGAAAAGACACTTTGATTTGCTGGAAACATACCTTGTCCGACCCTGGGGTCAAACCATACATAAGTTGTACATGAAATATCACAGAGAATGCAGCAAAATATACTATATTCtgatcaaatatataatttgcaAAATAGAACCTAGATAAATCCTCAGTACATCTCAAGTCTAGAGAAATAGGAATCAGGAAAGAAGTAGACCAACATACACTTGAAAATAGATTTCAAGCTAACCAAAATATGCAAAGGCATCTATCCAAAAACACAAGAACTAAAAAGTAACAGAATCTCCAAGTTCTAACCATTTAAATAGCAAGGTCAAAGAGAAAAACTTATGTTCCTTACCTTTTCTTATGCATTGTCTCACAATTAAGTGTCAAAATATGCAAATAATTGATCAAGATTTTACCTGAAAATCTGTGCAAGGACAAATATCTCAATGGTTCGACGACCTAATTCAGTTAAACGCCTCTCATCACGCTCAATTGAGTCTTTGTTAAACTCATCTCCAGAAGTGCCATCCTGAAACAAAAGGCAATGGTACAATAAGCAAATGTCTCTGCAGTATGGATACATGTTACCtaccaaaaagaaagataaattgCAAGTATGCAGAGCACAAGCAACGGAAGTTCACAAAGCTCACAAGATCTGATACAAAAATGGACTTGTcatataaaagaacaaaatatatcTGTCATATCCATCCACCCACCTAAAAACATTGTTGGGGTATTAAGGATCTGAGttcttttgtgtgtgtgtgtgttaagGGGATGGGGGCAGTATCAGGAGCAAAGATGATTCCAAGTTAAAAGGCTATTAGTACACAACTGTTTGACGTACAGTTCTATTCTCCACTTGCATAAAGACATAAAATTCTTTTcaagtatgaaaaatgtatTCCAGCTGACATCGACATACTAAGCATACTTTTGACATGtcagaaaataaacaaataagcaaacaaacaaataaaaccaATGACAAGCAAGAACTAAGAAAACCTTAATCATTTATCGCAAGTGATTAATCTAATCTGTCTGATAGCAATGGACATTAAAAGTGACATCTTCttcttatatataaatgtaAACCTCCAGTGAATTGTTGGGTTAACATTCTTATCAATTTGTTAATATCCTTATTTTTGAGAAGAAAAATTGTTACACGCGTATTTCTGAATATCATTTTTTAGCTTTATATAGCAAAGAGGAACCTAATTTTAGCTACTATCACCATGGAATATATTTGGGCTATAGTTTTAACAATGGCATTGTGTCACTCACCTTTGTCCGGTTTTGAGGGCCTTTCTCATCCTTTGGAGGCAATGGCTCCAACGCAGCACTCTCAAGCAATAACAAGACATCATCCACCAAAACAAACATGTTTTTCTCCAAACGGACAATAGGAACCAGTTGTTCCTCTGCATCCGAATTTTTTGCCTTACTTTTCTTGCCCACTGTCTGGCCTTCAAGGGACCTAAGCCCGCTGTACAAGGAGTCCATGACAAGAGTAGAAGTAACCTCTTTCTCTATGAAAAAGTTCTTGACAACCacttttaaaattgaatctGATCTCTCCTTGGACATGCGGCGCCTAGAATTTTGGTCCATCCCCATCCAAAAAGTACAGAAGCTGAAATTTCATTACAAGTAGTCACTAAGTTTAGGTGAAAATGCTGAGAAACATGATCAACAGAAGACTGAAGTCAAAATCTTAAGCATTTCTCTCAAGGAGATGAGGAGGAATACGGTTTTTCGACATAAAAACATTAATCGTGAGTAATTGGACACAAACAACCCAGCTAGACTAGATACAGCAGGGAGCACAAACCAAAATAAAAGCTAGAGGGCTATAGAAACTAAAAGCTTGTTAAACATTGTCGATAGATAGTTTAAGAAAATTGACACCCCTACCTCGACCATCGCGCTCTATCCTCTATCAACTTCCCAAGCTTTACTCGTCGCTCTTCTACGAAACGGCGACATATTTGCTCCACATTACTCAAATATACTCTAACAAGCTCCCTTCGATATTGACGGTCAAGGCAACGGAAGGGACGGTCTGCTTTCTCCCTACATTCGATGGTAGCAGTTCAGCATCACAAAGGATTGTAGCAGTATAATCAAATAATCACTGTTTTTAGACCCATTTAAGCATGAATGGCCCTGCTTAGGAGCAACTCactatgaaatagtataaaaGACAGTATTCTAATTCTCAGAAAGAAGGATTCAGAAAAGAACTGCAATGCATCCTCAAGGCTCAAGCTGAACTAAAACATAGTTTGAAGATTTATGTAAAACAAATGGAGTCTTCCAATTTGGTGATCTAGTTGCATTGTTCTATAATGGTCTAAGTTGCTGATTGGTTCAAACATCACAATATGCAGCCAGTGCATACTTCAATCATGTCCATGATTTTCAAGCTCAAATTATAATAGTACAGTATTACAAGGATAAGAAACACGAGCATGAAACATATGGAGGGTAAAAACAGATTGATCTATTGCATGAATAATGTTTATAACACATACACAGTGAGTATAACTTTTACTTGAGATTGATCCCCGTgtaaaactaagaaaaatagaaatcttGGAAACCCAATTCAATTATTCAATGATGTGTCCTCAGGTCATGTCACACCTATGGCATGTTCAAATCTATGCTTGAGATCGACCAATTTGCAACTTCTTTTATTACTCAAACTGTACCTTTTACACCCCATTCACAAAGTATACATCAAGGATCACTTTTGACGTTTTCACAAGGTGGAAGAAGCACACTAATAGTGCATCTGCTAAACCTCTTAATGTAACAAAAGGTAAATACATTAGGAAGATGATGGATGAAAGCATGCCCAATGAATTAATAATCACATCACAATCAAAGAAGAAGAGCTATCTTTTTCATGGATCAAGATGCAATTCAAGGGTAAAACAGTGAGCTGCATTAAAGGGAACCTAAtaataaatatctaaaattagAAGGCCTCGTTTGTTCATGTAATGTAGCAGAGAAACAAACATCAatctaaaaagttttaaataggGAGGGACTAGTAAAAGACCTGATTACTTGAACTTGAGCCTTTATTATGAGCGTATCAGCATCGACAAAACCATCTAAAACTTTCGACAGCTCCATAAACTTTTTCCACCCCCAATCATGCTCTTTCTTCCAGAAACGATGTAATGTATCTGCAGAAAATTTGCAGCTGTATATTAATGAGAGCACAAATGGAACCAAAAATTCAATCGCGAAGGAACACACCCAATGAACCAACCTGAATACTTGGACTTCTTTGGGTCTTTGTTCACCACAGCAATAGTGAATTGAGCAAAATGACTCCAACCTGTTCTTATCAAAATAGAGAATGAAACATCATAACCATAGCTAACACATCACTTTCTAGATAGTTAGTAATGAACTATCACAGCTTTTTTGACTATTAGAACTATCACAACATTATTGCACCTGGAAGGAGCTTGTCATGATTAGCTACACACAGAAACAATGAGAGATGGTTGCAAACATCACATCCCTGAGGGTATATCAAAATGTACCTGCCCAACAATTGGAGGAAAATTTGTCAGTCACTCTTAATTCATGAGCTGATAGTTTccattaaataaaagaaaacgaGCATATAATGATACAACAGATACTGCTGTTATTGCATTTCCCCAAGTAACTTCCACTATCCTGATGAGAGTGGCATGATAACCCAAACTCCAATTTTACAATTACCATCACCAACCTCCAGAtcaatataacaagacaataacTATTGTGCCAGCCACCCATCCGCCTGAAACTAAGCTAAGTTTATTTGGTTCAACGATGGATAAGCAGAAGGAAACAGGAATGGGAGTTGATGTGACCTATTGATCATTCACTTCTAGAGGAAAGTAAAAAGGGTTTACCATGTTGTTTGACATGTACTAAGAAGAATATAGtgattttcattcaattttctCAAGGGTTGAAGAAAGATGACATGGAGAGCTTCATGTACCTAGTCTCTCTTTGTCTAACCAAACCATGAAAAATAACTCATTTCTCCAATTTTACTAACTTTCATCCTACTATATGACATATCTTGGAAATGATTATAGCAATTAATGGGAAACTGGAAATAAGTGTCAATGCAGCATCACTAATAAGAAAGTTAATATACATAGAaagtaaaaatagtttttagcTAAGATGCTCGGACTCGGCAATTTTTTAGTGCGGCACACGTGTCGACACAACACTGACACGGGTAAGGGTGTGGGATCTGTGTAGGATTGGATCAAACGAGACTGGGTGTGTTGACCAACAATTTGGAGAAAGAAGTGAAATTTTGGTATCTCAAAGTAAAGATTTGAGTATAAACAGAATACCATCAATTTTGCTGCTATATAGTAATTTATACTAGTCCTTTTGTCTCCTTTGAAGCTTTTTCTTGATAAATCTTCTTAATCATGTTGGCTGTTGCAGGTTTCTAAAATTTAAGAGCTCTACGATTTCTATCTTGGAATAGAGAAGCCAAGAATTGGTGATGCCTTGGTGGACTACAAGACTCCTGTGTGTTGTGAGTTTTATTGTACTGGGAAAACAAAGACATGGAAAACTTGTTGGGGAAGCCGAGAATTGGTGATGCCTTGGTGGACTACAAGACTTCTGTGTGTTGTGAGTTTTATTGTATTggggaaaaaaaaagacatggaAAACTCGTTGGGGAAGAAGATGGATGAGAGAAAACAAAGCATAGGAACAAAGCTGAAGAAGACAACTAAGACCCTGAGAGTAACttattatctattttaattGACCTTTAGTCCTTTATTAGCTGCCACgtttattgtttattatattcAGGACAAacgtattatatatattttgggtAAAATGAGataaacataacatattaaTTAGAGTTCATAAATGAGAAAcattataattatgtaattataataaaaattgccAAGTCCACTGAACCCTATCCGTATCTAGGTTCAAAACCCAGTATCTTAAAAATTAGATCATGAAGAACCCAACATGCGGACCTGCACCCATGTCGGACACccgagtccgagcaacttaaATTTTTAGCATAGCATTTAGAATAAGACAATTTTTCGTCGTTGAAAATATAAGATGTAGTTATCGTATCCAATAGTGTGGCCTAGAGGTCACTAAACCAGTGAATGGAACCTAGGGTTCAAGTCCCTATAGAGACAAAAAGAAGGTTAGGTGATTTCTCCCTCTTTTTGTAGCCTTGGTGGGAGGTAGCAAGTACCCAGTGTAATAGTTGATACCCGAAGTCTGGAAGCTGTCCAGAAAAATGCACTTGTCATTTATGTAACAACTATGAGAAACTGAAAAGTCACTTTCTTATTCCATTCTCAATTTTTCAAGTTATTCTAATAGTTTATTCTCAAGTCAGTCACATCCCATTTCCTCTAACTATCGATGGTCTACCATCTCAAGAAAAATTGTCACTCAATATTTAGCTCATACAAACAACCGGCAAGACAATTTTATGGAACGTCCTAGAAGATCTCAAAAGTCAGTATATTTTATTACAACCTTGGTTCATTTAGAGCACATGCCCCAGCACGAGAAGAAGTGGTGGAAATGGTATCGGTAGCTAATGTAGCATTGGATAAATGATGGTAccttttttcaatttatgtgaacATATTTGACTGGACACAAGTTTAAGAAATAAAGGAACGAATTTTGGTTGTTGCAGTCTTTAAACATGCCAAAACATTTGTGTCGCTATAGAATTTTTGGAACTTGTGGGTTCTAAACATGTTATAACATTTGTGTGGCTATAAAAGCTGCTCACTAAGGGTAAATTGGGaagttcaaattaaattaattccaaCATCAGAAAGGTATCTTTCTTTTTAAATGGACTAAAAAGGATATAGGTTCACGTAGATTGAAATGGAAATAGAGTAACAAACCCTAATATAGGGTTGGAAATAAGAAATACTTCATgtaaagaaggaaaagataaTAGGAGTTGAGAGTCATGGCAAAGAATAAGATTCTAGTGATTCTAGTAAATATAAGATGTAATATCAACTGCCATGTGTCAAATCACTCGGGCAATCCACAAATCATTGTTTTCGTCAATTCTCGTTCTCAAAAGTCTTCTTAATCTATTCAAGTacttaactaaataaaaaagagtGCACATGGAAGACTTCTTTTACATAAGATTCTAAATGCAGTTACAAAAATGAGCTTACAGAAGAGGTTACAGAGGCTATCCAAATAAGTatgttcacaaaaaaataattcttcacCAATTGTTACCTTTgtcaaaaataatgataataataataataattcttcaCCAAAACATCATACCATTTGTAGCCGCCAACATCAAATGCATTACTCCGAAGTTCTCTCTTGTTGATTTGTGAAAACTTATCGATCTTCCACGTATATTTCCCATATAGCTCAGAAGGTTTAGGGCCTAAAGACATCAAAAGAGGATAACTGAATTAAAGAACAAATGGTGCAactgaataagaaaattatcaaCTGTACCTCAAGAATCATGTCTCTGTACCCAATAGTAAAAAAGACACGTTATTTTGCAATTTAAATCAATTGCGGTTAAATCCTCTAATTTTTTTGTCTctatttgttataaaatatggacaagtgaaaagTAGGCAGTATGGTATCTTTTACGTTaggttaaaaaagaaaaaggttgcAGTCACTATGATAACCTCCAAAGTAAAAGACACAACTTAATTGCAATAACTTTTTATGAGAACTAATAAAACAGCAAAAATTATGAAACAAATACAACTCCAATCTCTCCGCACAAGGTATTGCTAGACCCTTGTGTCAGCCATATGACTGTAACTAGCACCAAAGAGTTGTCTCCTTTTCATAGAGCTATAAGTTATACAAActagaaaaatgaagaaagggTAAAACAACAGAATGAATGTGGAGCACTGTTAAAAAAAAGTAGCTTTAAAACCAGAGTATGCTAGGATCTCACGAAATTAGCTCTGCGCATAGAGCGGTATAACCACAAGAAAAAAGGCCTTATGGAAACTACGGTATCTAAGTAATTCGTATTGTTGTTCTTGTTCCTTACAAGAAATTCCCCTTCTCCTGATTTACCTGGTGAGGCTGGTGTGTGTGAGTCAATGTTGACACTTACAATAAACATTCTACAATGCACCTAACATCAACACTAAAATGTAAGATAGCAAAGACAATATCCACaattataagaagaaaaagacgaaaacactaggtgatttctttccATCTTTCCTTACCCTGGTTGACAAAGCTACCTGGTACCTATTGCTGGTGGAAGGTGGCAGGTATACCGTGGAATTAGTCGATGTGGGCACAAGTTGGACCAGACACCacagttaattaaaaaaaaaaataccaactCAAATACCTTGTAGATGGAAATCTAGTAATACTATACACCTTTTAATCAGGGATTAGAAAAGGGACAGCAAAAGAAGGCTTGAGAATATTAGCAGCTACTTGACAACTTTGAAGGGCTTCCAGAAGTAGAAGAGGAGAGGAGGCGAATTGAAAACATGGTGGTTCTTAATGAACTATAAGAGAGGTTTGATTATACATAACGAAGGGATAAATTTCTTCACTTAATGAGGtctgtttgattttttttaaaaaataatatatatatatacatatatatatatatatatatatatataaagaattttTAGTCGAAATCACTTAGTTGGAGATATCAACTTCTACTCAAATGATACAAGTTATATGTAAAAGCAACTACAGCTAATGATAGGTGAAGGTTCTGACATCCTTTTGGGAGTGTGGCAAGTTAATATCAAATGGCTATTCTTCTAATACCACAAATCCAAAGACTACACACTTCAAACTGAGGCTGAGTACAAAAATCTTAAACCTGGTCTAGCACATCATTAGATTCACAGCCAGATAAGACACTTCTGATCTTGCTCACAAGGAAAAATTTATGTATGTATCCAGGTCAGTCACTGATAATCTACTTTCCTCATAAGAAAATGTAGATGTGCGAGTGTAAAAGAGAACGAGAGAAAACAAACATCATATTGATTAAATGTAAATGACTCCTTGATtatcaaaaacataaatttgaatgaattgGTAAAGACTTGGAGATTGCAAGCACCATACCAACATCTTCATCGTCATCACAATCCCAGTAAGGAGGCGAAGTTGATGGAGTTCCATTTTCTACCTGCTCAGATGACCTCCATTCAGCCAATGCTTCACTATTTTGGCATTGCTGCTGCCCACTTGACACTTCCTCTGAAGACCTTGCTGTCCCAGCCTCCTCATAAGCACTTGAAGCCATTTCTCGTTCCACAACTCCTGCAACTTCACCTGAACCAAACAGATCACACTTTTTAACAGAAATTATTCAGAAGCTAGAAGCATGCAACACTAAAAAATCTGCATTTAACACATCCGAGAAATCCTTAGATCAACGCATAGTACACTGGCAAAAATTACAACCTTCTCAGCCGGCAAATTTAGTAGAGAGTGTGAATTCATCAACGGAAggcaaaataatttaaatagataATGGGGATCACCAAACTGACTCGACTAGAATTCAATTCCAACATAGTTGTTTTCATTGTAGCAACAAAAATCTTAACTTTTCATAAGATAAAACGTTATTCAAACTTTTCCCAAAAAATCCACATTAAGATAAATCCTAATAAACCCCAATTAAACCAAACTTCCTAAAAACAATTACTGACCgaccaaaaaaatgaattgaagtCTAAAGtcaatcaacaacaacaacaactgcACCTCAGTCCCAAACACAAATTCTGGAGCAGAAAACATATCAATTAGTTATCAAAAATCCAGTTCAGAATTAAAcccaatttaagaaaaaaaagtctatcaacaataaaaataatataaaacatttCAACTAGTTACCAAAAAAACTCAGTTCACAATTAAACCCAATTGGATAAGATCCACAAGCAAACTGCCAAAAACTTCCGATAAGGATCGGAAAAACTAAAATCCCGAAATACCCCAAACCCTAAAGCAATCAAAGTAAAAAACAagcaaaaaaactaaaaaaaatggaaatcaaaacaattaatagTGGAAATTCATACCCGAAGAAGATCGACTAAAAGGAACCAGAGCTGAAGCCGAGAAAACAGAGTTTTTGGGGTTTTTTATTGTCAATGGCGAATGGAAGCTGTAGAGGAAACAAAAAGATTTTAGTTTTAGAGGTGAAGAAGCAGAAATtaggaaatgaaataaaactatatatagTAAGAGGAAAATATTACTTTTGTcataatttcctttattttatttatcttcaGACAGTGTGAATAATTAGTATGTATGGGTGGGGTAATAATGTGTTACTgtcttttctttccaaaaaaaaattaaattgaaattaaaaattaagcaTAATTTATACGGAtaaacatttaatttttgtttggtAATAAATTTCGTTTGGAAATTTCATTAAAACTAGaagttatattatttatacttggaaaagaaatttaaattatgtaagagaaagttttaatattagtcaaaaacttaaatcttttaaagtcaaattttgaaaaatctcatcaaaatttatgattaaacatatatttaaagATTAACTTTCTAAATTTAGTCTAAAAATTGTGTTCAAATGCTAGTTTTGGAATGTTTACTAGGATAACTTAAAACAAACTAAGAGGAcgtttagattaacttaaaagttagttaagtttatttttaaattttttgatttgaaGTGTtagacaaatataaaaaaaaataacttaaaataagttaagaagTTTTTGGCAAGgacaaaaataacttaaaataagtcaaaaaacaaaaatagttctctcttattttttatttttttgacttaaaagtaggGGTGTGCAAAAACAGAACCGACCAATAAACCGAACCgataaaatattattgggttattattattgggttattggattattgggtttttaatgggtttagaaaaaataattattgggttattgggtcggTTTCGATTTTtcctattgggttattgggtaaaccgataacccaataagactatagttatttactactttacccttcctcaatattaaatatacataatttaatacataaatagattcAATATTAGCTTTTCAGGCTATGTGATTTTTTGGTTAGGAAATTTGTgagaactttgttgattatCTGGTGGATCAAGCAACTGTTCAAAATTGtctcattgaaatattttattttagttttaattctagttCGTAATTGTAGGCGATAGCTTTTGCAAGTTTGTGaatgttagtaatttgatcaacattcaaagttttctattatgttttgacggtaagttggtaacatgtaattataacatacatactattgtatattatttgatcgacattttcttattgggttaaccgaaaccgaaccgataacatcaaaaatcgataaaccgATAAAccgataaaaaatttcttattggtTTGTTATTGGGTTAGAATATTTTAAAACCGAAAACCGATAAACCGAACCGATTATATgtaaaaccgaaccgaaccgaccgatgcacacccctacttaaaagttattttagtttaactttttatttttaatttaaagctactaactttttttaagtcaatccaaacgaTCTCTTTAtctaatatgtatttttaaagttaaaaagtattttaGCTATAGCATTTTCAAATTTAGAATGTTTACGAGGCTAGCTAGATGTGAATTGCCTAAACGTGTATTTTGAAGTTAGTTTATTTAGTTGATAattgaaattaagttaaaatatttatttatgtgtaatacctaaaaaataattttatttagttgataattgaaattaaattaaaatatttatttatgtgtaatacctaaaaaaataataaaagcaGTGAAATTTTATCTAATAAAGAAAGTAGAATTCAGAGTGAAAAttgattttggaaaaaaatattagattgaACATAATGTCACAAAACTATTTTCTAACAGTTTTgacttttataatttatttaa encodes the following:
- the LOC101260404 gene encoding TNF receptor-associated factor homolog 1b-like: MASSAYEEAGTARSSEEVSSGQQQCQNSEALAEWRSSEQVENGTPSTSPPYWDCDDDEDVGPKPSELYGKYTWKIDKFSQINKRELRSNAFDVGGYKWYILIYPQGCDVCNHLSLFLCVANHDKLLPGWSHFAQFTIAVVNKDPKKSKYSDTLHRFWKKEHDWGWKKFMELSKVLDGFVDADTLIIKAQVQVIREKADRPFRCLDRQYRRELVRVYLSNVEQICRRFVEERRVKLGKLIEDRARWSSFCTFWMGMDQNSRRRMSKERSDSILKVVVKNFFIEKEVTSTLVMDSLYSGLRSLEGQTVGKKSKAKNSDAEEQLVPIVRLEKNMFVLVDDVLLLLESAALEPLPPKDEKGPQNRTKDGTSGDEFNKDSIERDERRLTELGRRTIEIFVLAQIFSKIEVAYQEAVALKRQEELIREEEAAGLAETEQKAKRASGKEKKSKKKQAKQKRNNHKIKDKAIDVKSAVVELYKTDLDGPICDGNEYINDEPEAVLGKPDVLEAVSDVSDSIDCVPEVINPDSDDRDASPVNWGTDSSEVHPSTETSCSGLSDLSAVQNGLAGRRSPSVMDDSSSTCSTDSIPSVVLNGPCRWTSSNHKNQKSPSRARNQRNKSTCKAADWASETLSQPLDAVSDVGQQSDMSCRAPAAEPQSSVLLSSEQQDTKKEVVASPQRKSRKADTERPSKEESSVQSSPRSPPKVAGSDVQQKSQMKIPVTSDPILVKRSSSDGPKLADKPVLVSDSSETAVMLKADPHKTVEPRVKDKAVQATCVTAGKAPTSQQVTVSTTTESFKWQHVPAMSRPLCDPLVPGPKPAAPVVSMVQTMPSLARSVSAAGRLGSDPSPATHSYLTQSYRNAIMGSPVSGTPASFGQPHSPISAVNSSHSYCQQPPVISQALYLPQGLERAEPSSVRPSFSYGMVNNNGSVQNGLHWDCPQRDSSRSMSQDHPSSSSGIRNFDMFKAVNSSRAHDHLPDSLACTSGRQPQSVSADEFPHLDIINDLLNDDHGIGRTSIPDSSFQSFSSGLQHLNQGFAFPGDIGTPVDLGPSSSSCRFERSRSYHDVFQHNYSGGLFDSASDVIMQTDPRLNSGHHHMDGLVPNQWQMMGSDPSFLGMRNGTIDGGHQYPLPDYPNLACGVNGYGVFRPSNGL